A window of Garra rufa chromosome 11, GarRuf1.0, whole genome shotgun sequence genomic DNA:
TCCTTCAAAGGCCAGGGAAGTTTACTGATGTCAAGCCTCAAGAACAGATTATTAGCTGTCGGGAACTGAAccaactgtttttattatgtgtaAGTGACTGCCATGTGTATGTGTTTGGGATTTTGTGTTTACATCTGTTTACTTTTGTTTCACGCACAGCGGTCGAGTGTTTACGTTGGACTTCAGTGCCATGCGAGTTTGTGACCTGGAGTTTGACCTCGTCAGGCGTCTGTCCACGCCTTCCAGCTCCACAGCCACACCCACAACCACAACCACAACCACAAGCCCCGCCCCTAACTGCCTGACTGTGTGGAAGTACTACTGTAGAGATAACTTTGGCTGGAGAGAATACTCAGAGGTGAGACACATAACATATATTAAATGGTAATGACATATCATATTGTTAAGAGACttagagacttctttgaaaataTTAAAAGATCATATCATGAAACCAATCCCCCTAACTTTAGATTTTTGGGTGGAAATAAAACTGAAACCTGTTCTTGAAAGATTTTATGAGATTAACCGCACAAAAATAGCAGGTTTTCAGTTCTCAGAGTTAGtgtatgtttttgtgtgtgtgtgtgtgtgtgtggttggcTCAATAAATGTACGTGTGATTACATTGTTTATTGGGTCTCAAGTCAAACTGGCTTGCACACACCGGAGAAGACGTCCTGTTCTACTCACAAGCGGCTGAAATCAGAACATTGCATAAGCGTTCCTTTGAAAACAAAGCTTTATATTTCCTCTGAAAATCTCCTATGATGGATACATTCTGACCAGTGCTCCGGATGAATCGAATAGGAGTCAGAGCGCATTTAAGCGTTCTGttgttctctctttctctgtcgagctcattttctctctctttctccgttTCACAGCCGGTGGTTCGGTTGATTGAGGAGGCTAGCGGCCGCGGACTGAAGGAGGTCCGTTTCATCACGCTGCAGAATCAGTACATCCTGAACATTCGCGAGGGCTTCCAGCAAAATGCTGTTTTCGGTTTCCGCCGGCAGATCAAAAAACGACCACTGTTCAGGTCCTCCATCATGCTCACGCCTTACCTCCAGTGAGTATCCTTGTTTACTTTCAGCACTCACTTTTGTTAGACACCACTGAATGTCCCAAAAAAGAGTATCTCAAAACGTCTTAAAAAGAGGCAGCATTGTTTCCTCTGGATGCGCTCCGAAACCCCAAGATAACTCGCAAGCGGTTCACTGCTCGCCGAGAACATATCGGACTCTGCAGTATTCCCATCAGTGAAAGGTTTAAAGTGTATATCTCATTTTAATTGCTTGAAGTACTGCTTGTGCCTCCAGAACGCTTTCCTGAAACATAATATTCCTACTCACCTTAAGCTAGAACATGGACTGCAGCCTAGGCTAGTCTATCATAATTCTCCTAAGGAGAGAAATCTCTGTTATATCTATCATCTGTTGTCAGTTGAAATAGGATGTGTGCTTATTTGCAGGGACAAAGAAAAAAACCCTGAATGCAACAGATGTAAAAAGGTAGAGGAGAAGGGAGGGAGGAGGGTTAAATGGGTTCCAGACCTGTTAGGCTCTATGTTAGAGAGTCTAACGTGACTATATGAAAGTCAGATTTCTGGCTAACTTAGGGTTTTTGTTCTTGCGACATTTTCCTGTCCTGTCTTTCATCTCTTACATCTAGTAAGTCACTCAGGCCTGTGAAGGGTCAGAGACATgtggatatttttttttctgtaggttCCCTTATAGCTGCATGTAAATTAAGGCAAACAGCAGTTTTGAATCTTTTCCTgcctgttttttatttatttatatatttttttcacaatagagaCAATGTGTCTAGCCGTGGCTTTCATCCCCAGCATTAGCCTTTTTAGCCTTTTGACAATATTATATATCACAATACTGAACGTTACATTTCAGGTCGTTTAGTCCATTTAAAAACACTTAAATTAGACACACTATTCATCTTATCGCTTAAGTTAACTTATTCCCATCAATCCACTCCTGTTGTCAGGTAGAGGCCACTGCAATGCTGGTCCACCCTATCTAAAGGGTCCTGCAGTGTCAGGAACACATTGTCCTGAGCACAGGGGTGGAACTCATTAGTACGATTGACAATTTGGCTGAACCGCTGCCTGCACCAGCTGAGCTAATGCTCAGCAAGCAGCATAAATCACCCTTTCATTCACACACAGACACTTTTAACAAACAGACCCTTAACAGTTGCTTTCCAGAAAGTGTTTGCTTATCTCTTCGAAACGATTGCCCTTGTTTCCTTTCATTTGCTTTTCCTCGATGCCTCTCAGAAATATGGTAAAGGAACTGCTGAAGTTCCAGCACAATCAGAGCAATCTAGTCGAGAAAGGAAAGTAGTGCAAGATAAAAGTTAAAGGATGACTCATAAGATAGTCACACTGACTTAAGGGATAACCTTTACCTGCTAGAAATCATGTGCAAGGGCTAAACCCTGACCTCCATTTAACCACAACCTCACAAGACTCATAAACACAACAAGTTCCGAACTTTCAAATGAAAGTAGTGACATTTCATGATTCTCAGTAGAAATTAATTCTCAACAGCAATTTAATCTTGCGTTTCCTCTCTTCTTTAGGACTCTCGGTGGCCTTTCCTCAGCATTTCTCTCCTCTCTGGAAAGTTCTGGAAACCAGCCTCTCTCTCCTACACCAAACGGTCCCCCCAAAGTGTACCCTGAGACTTGGTTGCCCATGAACACCAGTCAGGACTACCTGCAGGTGCCCGTCTCGCGGGACGACCGCAGCTACCGGACTGTCTATAGCCTCTTCCACAAGACCGTATCTGAGACCAAGTTCCGCATCCTGAAGATCCTCCGTGTCCAAAACCCCTTCCTCTGGGAGAAGTACAAAAGGTGTGGTTGGAGATTCTCAAACAATGTCTAGATCCTTTGTGCTGTTCAAAGTTGTTTAGACTATTTATCTGGGGCCAAAGCAGTGTTTAGTAAACACTGATATTACGAACTGGTCGAAGATAGACAATAAAAGGTTATCAGGACAGATCTGTGTTTCATAAACGTCTGAAAGAGAGTATTTAGCCTCACCCCTGAACAGAACTCTGAGGCTTTGATGTTTGCTTTCATTCTGCTAGGTGTCAACCGCGTTAACGGTTCTTACTAAGTTTTGTTGGTCggaaacagatgtttttttgtgGTAGGTCCGTGAGGTGAACTTCTCAGCATGTGAAATGTGGAACATGTTGAGAGGAAGTGAGTGAGAGAGGACAGGGTGCTAGTGGTGGGGCTTTGGTGTATTTTAATAAGACATTCCATCCCCCTCATCCGCGGACGACAGGTCACAGAAAAGGGATGAGTCAGGAAGAAAGAGTTATTGCTGCTGACTCATGAGGTGTGTTTGTGCGTGCGTGTCTCTTCACTGCTATCTTAAGCATGCGACCGATTAGCTAATCCTTGCATATTTCCGTGTGTCTAGCTATGCCATTTCTGGAGTGACTGCTGTTTCAGAACGCAGGGTAGACAGTAGGTTTGAAAATATAATAATGTGGTGACAGTTTTCGTATATTACAATTAGGTAGTCAAGCATAGGcgttttcaaacttttttatgCCAAAGACATTTAATTACAATGAACCTTCTTTCTTAAAATATGAAGGAAGCTACATATTTTTAATGTGTAAAGGCTGACCCATTTATACTGCATGAAAAAAAATAAGCATGATACTATAAAGACAAGTAAAATAGTCATTTTACTGAAGCAAAGTCAAATTATTATAACTTTTTTATCCAGGAAATATTCGCAAATATTAGATAGGCTTTAGTAATTATAATAAAGCAGTATTATTAGCAAATTCTTCTtctcaaaagcttttgaacagtaagatttttaatgttttttaaacaagtctcttctgcttccaagtacagcaaaaacagcagttactatttaaaataactgttttctatttgaatatattttaaaatttaattttttttctatgatttcaaagctgaatttttagcatcattattccagtcacatgatccttcagaaatcattctaatattctgattagctgctcaaaaacatgtattattattttttttttcatgatttctgaaatagaaatcttttgtaacatcataaatgtcttaatcatcacttttgatcaaattttgaatggtatagtgcataatgttacaaaagctttttatttcacataattggatctttttattcatcaaagaatctgaaaaaaatactcaactgttttaaatattgataataataataaactgaagaaaggagtaatgattctaaaaatttagattgatcgcaggaataaatttttttttttaaatatattcaaatagaaaacagttattttaagtaataaaaataattcaaaatgttactatttttgctgtaccttggattCTGTCCACTAGAATAGACTGATCATATACATGCTACTACATGCCTCAAACATAACTCTTGAATATCATTCAAAGATTCAATACAGTGAACCTCACAACGTTTGGCAAATCCAGTGATTAGTTCATCCTTGCAAGCACTTATTGTAGTAGCCTGGGAAAGAGAGCTGAAGGAATAAAGGTTGGTGTGTTCATATGCTTGTGCAGGTGAAGATCTTTTGTACAATAGCTCTGAGTGTTTCCAGGGTGTTGGCCaacgaatgagagagagagaatgtcACTGGGTAAGCATGAAAGAGGATTTGTTTGCATCAgtaaaaagaaagaacaaaacagACTGATGGCAGAGTAGCTTGGTGTAAAAGAGCTTAAAGGAGATGAAAGGAGAAGCTGAAACAACACGAGTGATGATTTTACTGACGCATATGGAGTCACTGTTCCCCAGCTATGAGCGTGTCAGTCGATGATTGTGACAACTGGGCCTTGTCAGTGGCTGCAGGGTCATTTGAGGTCAGTTAGGGCCAGGCCGTGTCACACTGAGTACTCTACTGATCAGAGAGTTTCTCTCAGCCAGGCTGACCTCGCGTCCCCTATGCCCACAACAATAGAGGCACAGACTCGAGGCTAATGGAGCCCTGTTGCTGACTGGGTTCACTTAGGTCCCTGACGCTCATCTGTTCACTCACCCTTTCTGTACCCTCTCACTTCTCTGTTTCCATTTGACCAGATGACAGGCTGAGCGCTCCAGAGTTTGGCTTGTTGTCTTGTTTTTGTGCAGGGACATCTGGTGTGCTCTGACACAACAAAGTTTGGTTGTACAAAGTTTGCATACGTTAATTATTGGCATCAGGGTTCGAAGATAACTTTTTTGTCACCTGCTAGTGGTGGCAGAATTGAGAAGATTTACCAGATGTGAGGTTGTAAAGGCAACGAATTAAGAGTTTTGTTGTACACAGTCTTAGTCTGTTCTTTTAACaatgttaactgaaatatgtTTCTCCTTCTCTTTACAGGAAGAAGGAATACATGTCACGGCGAATGAACGAAATGGACCGCATGCTGAATGAACGCCACCTGTTCCACGGAACGTCCCAGGATGTGGTGGAAGGCATCTGCAAGCACAATTTCGACCCACGTGTGTGCGGCAAGCACGCCACCATGTTCGGCCAAGGCAGCTACTTTGCGCGCAAGGCTATCTATTCTCACAACTTCTCCAAGCGCTCGCCCCGCGGTGTGCACTACATGTTTCTGGCCAAAGTCTTGACGGGCAAGTTCACAGTGGGCAACCCTTCCATGCGCCGACCACCTCCTCTGAATCCAAGAGACGCCTCGAGTGACTTATTTGACTCCTGCGTGGACAACTGGATGGACCCGCAGATCTTTGTCATCTTTAGCGATGATCAAAGTTATCCTTACTTTATCATTCAATATGAAGAGGTGGGCAATACAGTGGCTATTTGAAGATCACTGCACTGCATCTGGATTCCTGCACAAGAGACCTGTGCGCACATTCGGCCAGTTTGAAAAGAGACAGGAGTAGTTGTGTGCCGGCAATTCGAAAGGAACTTATGGACCATATGGGATATGTTCGGATACGGTTCCCACCCTCATTCACGTGTGAGGGTTTCTGTATGACCTTTCAGTGCCCGTCTTCTCATGCCCCTGTGAATACAAATGGggattgtgtgtatgtgtgtgcggcGTCCCTCCTCAGTGCTGGACAGTTTAGTGTGTGAATCGTGTGTGCGGATGAGTGTCTCTGCTGTGGCTTCCATGGATGACCATGGATTGGAACCACATTAGTAACAGGCACGTCAATGGCTTGCCACTCGGACTCGAGGCTGTTGCTGCAGCTTCACATTCTTattcttttttccaaaaaaactcACCGTTCCCATTGCTGCCATTCGCGTACCATACTTGCTATTTGTTCGAAGTTGTAAATATGTTCTCCTTGTTTATATTTGAACTGTGTGCCTTTTGTTcataaataaattgtttatttatgttAGTCAATGtaacaagtaaataaaaaaatttaaagagAATGTGACTGATGTTAAGTTGGTGTTTGTTAATATAGCCTGACTTGCAACGTTCAATTTTGACTTTGAACTTTGTCCCCATTTGCCTCTGACCTTTTTAATCATACCCTGTGGTTATCTAACAATTCACACAACATTGTTACATGGGTAGTGTCGACATGAAAACCAAAACAGGAGGACCACTGttctgcaaagtttagctccaaccctagtCAAACACAGTTTATATTTCTTTAGCTTTCTAGTGatcttgaagacattgattaacgtgttcaggtttgtttgattagggttggcgctaaactctgcaggacagtggccttaTAGGACTGAAGTTGCCCAGCCCTGATCTAGATACATGAAGGCATCATGACATTCAGAGAGTGAAAGGGATTCAAACATGGCAGGGATTTACTTGTTACAGAATGGTTTACTCTTATCAACCAGCCCTGGAGTTAGATGTGATTACTCTGTAAGCGTGTTCTCTGAATGAAAAATCTCTCTCTCGTTTGCTTTCTTAACTCACACCACTCTATCTCTTGCCCTTTCTCTCCAGAGGACTCTGGGTTCCTAAGCTCCATGCTTAATGAATCCCAGAGTACCAGAAAGAGAAAGGAGGCAGCAAGGGAACACCCTCCCCACCCTGGAGCCGGCCAGTTTAGGAAACAACAGGTCCCTCAAAGTCTGAGGCCTGATAACACGCTACCCAACCCCTACTCCAGCCCTCAATCTTTCCTTTCGTTTCTCAGCCTGAACTATACACATCTTTGACCTTGTGTCATAAGTCATTTTTTTAGAAGTAAAAAATGTGAGTGAAAACAAAGGGATATAAAGTTTTGTTAGATTACTTCACAAACAGCTCTGGAACTTGTACAAAAGCTGGTTGTACAAAAGCTGTTTGTCTTCCTGACTGCCCTTGTGGAATTATTACTGGCAtacagctcctatctctttgcgTCCTGTGGGCTGGAACAAACGAGGTGGCGGGGAAAGGCAAAGGACAATCAGCGGGGAGAAGACAAGAAGGGTTTCCCCTTGAGGGAAGTCACTTATTGCAACCTGCTGGGATGTGACCCTGAAAGGAGAAACGTACCCTTCCTCTTTACCCACCACCAGTTCTCTTTCTGGATGACCTTTCTCCCCCAACGCCTGTGCCATCTTGTGTTTCTAAAGGCCATGGAGAGCCACATTCAAAGACTTGAGCCCTTGGGCACAACTTTAAATTACATGCCAGACATCCACTGGATGACATGAAGCAGTCACACTCCCTTCAGTAACTCCTACTCACAAGATTGCTAAATGACTGATAAATCTCACATTGAAGAGAGACATATTTGTTCAAGGTGTGCCTGGAAGAGACAGGCAAAGAATGTGCGTGATTTCAGATATTTGACTTCTTATGTTGATTTCAAATATTTGACTTCTTGTTTGCTTATTAGAGGAGGGTTAGACTTGGGGAGAGCCAAAAAGAGCTCATAGAGAGCTCCATGATGCTTGAATCACCGTACTTCCTGCTCAACCCAGTTCCATATTGCTCCAATGACGCCCAGCTGCAACCAATGAACATTCCAGCTCACTTTTTTCATCATTTCAAATTTCTGCCATAAGCCCTTAAGAGCAACAGGGGCGGACCAAATATGGGAAGGAGATTGTGCCCTGAACTTAGTGTGACCTTAAAAGCAGCCATGCTCCGCATGACCTCTGTATTCTGCCCTGAAGAAGGGGGCTTTAACAGCCAGTTTTCCATGCATGGTCAAGCTCAGGATTTTCCTCCTGGATTTTCTTCTTTGCACGCTTCCAATTCATCTTGCCATCTCGTTTTCTTTTATCTAGTGCCCTTTTCCTCTGTTTATCTCTTTTCTTCTTGTGGGCAAAGAGTATTTTGGATTTCTATAAGAGCTTGACAGTCTGACGGAGCAATCAAGCCGCTCTTTCACTTTTCTTTGGGCCGTCTACCTGTCAGTGTCTGTTTCTCTAATTGGATTTTAGAGCAGGTCAGGCAGTGGATAGGTTAGGGCCAAGGCTATCCAGGAATGGACTCATTTGCAGGGAAGAAACTTGATACGAGCCTGAATTGGACTGAAGAATATATAGCGGCTCTATCTAGAGGCCAACAGGTTATCAAGTTCCTCTAAGTCCAGAGCTCTGCTTCCATTTCCCTGCTTAATGCAGATAGCTCACTCACACAAGCTTCAATCTGAGCAGTAAATCTTGGTGTTGTGGAATGTATGTGAATGAATTGCTCACTCAGGTACATGATTTCCCCCACCAATGCATGGATGATGATTATTTCATACTGTTTTGAGCTCTCTTGACAGACTGCATAGTTCTGTTTTCTCAGAAAATCTCCATCTGGGGGATTAGGGTGGGAGGAAAGGCGAGAATGGGAAGAACAGGAAGGAGGTGGATGATAGAGGCTCATTGCTAGTGTATACAGGTGGATCAAATGTGAGGACTCTCAGTCCGTGCTTAATGCCTGATGGATTTGAACAACTACAATTGTACCTAGAGACACAGACAATTAATAGATTCATTCTGAGAGTCTTCTACTGTGTCTCTACTGTCCTTTTATGTTATTTGCTCCCTTCCGGCTGAAGCACTAGGCTGGCCAAGTGAAAAGACAAAGAAGCAAGTAATAAAACTATCATCCTGGAAGGTAGTGCTGCCTGTACATCGTCAGGAACACTTGGCTCATGGTTGGGCAGAGTTGTTGGTTGTGACAAGTCCCCTGGTACCATTTCCTGACTGGAGCAATGGGAGGTTCTGGAATATGCTGGATGCCAGAGGAAGGGTAAAAAAGAGGGGGGAGGTGTGAAGCTAGGGGCAGCGTACGTGCTGCACAGCTTGAGACTGGTGCTGGAGGTGGAGACAAAAGGAACAGGATGCTGAGCCCTGCAGGAATGCAAACGCCCTGGCAATATGTGCATAACACTCATCCCTCCCGCCCATAACCACActggaaaaagagaaagaaaaagatgGGACTCAGAAAGAGCAGGGTCACGGCATTAGGGTGAAAGAACTTGTCCATCTCTCATAAAGGAAATGATCTCTGCAGATAAAATTGCTGGGTAGAGCTGACTGTTGCATCACAGTTTCTGGTTATCACAAGAATCAGGGTTGATCAACATGCCACCAATGTGATTCACAGGACTCTGACGTGTGCACTTGCAAAAAATTGTTTATGCTGTGCAGGATGTACCTGATTAAAATGAAGTGTGAAGTAgaaagacacatgaaaaaaaactGTTTACTGACACACTAAATACACACATAATAAATAATTTGGGCATGTGTATATGGGTTAATACAAACTCTTTAGAGTCATTCCAGATTTTTCCCCTATACATAAACTCATAAGTATGGACACAtggtcttttttatttattactcttGTACAAATTTTAAAGCAATAGTAAACTCAACGAAACTATGCAGCGGCATAGAGGGAAGTATACAAGTGGCAACAAAAGATGTTTAATCAAAactatttttgttatatt
This region includes:
- the tiparp gene encoding protein mono-ADP-ribosyltransferase TIPARP, giving the protein MQEAVDTAVPALGLPMGTGEFTEQQMGLPDKIPLVKPYFKKKHAQRKLDTKCLRALEDPILSTLLNSDALVSGDGVFVPRNPAQPQRNICTAAVEKQTRISQVCLKEEDEEESTDTDVAASEIAGEQKVTDIQRVSIDTNERRDEAAPSSDVSGLKLNDIYTTETVQGANCLAIKEGEIFQDKSEEASLDLVFELLTQLQYHTHQGDAVSICVDFLQGVCVYGSDCAQHHTVLPYHWQIRRADTQIWQSISDDSQEQLERLYCNPDNEHVRLKFLGRVFTLDFSAMRVCDLEFDLVRRLSTPSSSTATPTTTTTTTSPAPNCLTVWKYYCRDNFGWREYSEPVVRLIEEASGRGLKEVRFITLQNQYILNIREGFQQNAVFGFRRQIKKRPLFRSSIMLTPYLQTLGGLSSAFLSSLESSGNQPLSPTPNGPPKVYPETWLPMNTSQDYLQVPVSRDDRSYRTVYSLFHKTVSETKFRILKILRVQNPFLWEKYKRKKEYMSRRMNEMDRMLNERHLFHGTSQDVVEGICKHNFDPRVCGKHATMFGQGSYFARKAIYSHNFSKRSPRGVHYMFLAKVLTGKFTVGNPSMRRPPPLNPRDASSDLFDSCVDNWMDPQIFVIFSDDQSYPYFIIQYEEVGNTVAI